Proteins encoded within one genomic window of Paramisgurnus dabryanus chromosome 11, PD_genome_1.1, whole genome shotgun sequence:
- the lipg gene encoding endothelial lipase, translated as MVEKPIRRSIFLCFILCRLFCASATAPGETAPVIDDPEYGLPTDPVLLHNRIKYNMRKSFDLEEDGCYLIPGSKESIRECGFNSSTKTILIIHGWTMSGMFENWMHKLVAAVQRRELDANVVVVDWLGLAHQLYPDAVNHTRRVGKSIATVLDWLQEEEQLRLEDIHMIGYSLGAHVAGYAGKFVSGNIGRITGLDPAGPMFEGMESHQRLSPDDADFVDVLHTYPRGALGVSIGIQEPIGHIDIYPNGGDGQPGCSLGDVISNIGNFVEVMKCEHERAVHLFVDSLMSKDHVSYAFQCTGPDRFKKGICLSCRKNRCNSIGYNAKKIRKRRNSKMYLKTRADTPFGGYHYQMKMHVFDRKNAHDADPTFYVTLHGAHNDSTQLTVDINDGVGLNLTNTFLVFTEEDIGELLKISLRWGGPSDTWTSVIKSIWPWSSKQDKKILEVRRIRVKAGETQKKFTFCAEDTEISPGKEITFLKCWDGWEVKPRKRLHY; from the exons ATGGTAGAGAAACCAATAAGAAGATCGATTTTCTTATGTTTTATCCTGTGTCGTTTATTCTGCGCATCAGCCACTGCACCCGGCGAGACCGCGCCAGTGATTG ATGATCCGGAGTATGGCTTGCCTACGGATCCAGTATTACTTCATAACCGTATCAAGTACAATATGCGGAAGTCTTTCGATCTGGAAGAGGATGGCTGTTACCTCATACCTGGGAGTAAGGAAAGCATTAGGGAGTGTGGCTTTAATTCTTCAACCAAGACCATTTTGATCATCCACGGCTGGACG ATGAGTGGGATGTTTGAAAACTGGATGCATAAGCTGGTGGCCGCAGTTCAGAGAAGAGAATTGGACGCAAACGTGGTGGTGGTCGATTGGCTGGGGCTGGCCCACCAGCTTTACCCTGATGCTGTCAACCATACTCGCCGAGTTGGGAAGAGCATCGCTACTGTTTTGGACTGGCTCCAG GAGGAAGAACAGTTGCGACTTGAAGACATCCACATGATCGGATACAGTCTTGGGGCTCACGTCGCTGGCTATGCTGGAAAATTTGTCAGTGGAAATATCGGACGTATAACTG GTTTAGACCCGGCCGGTCCCATGTTTGAGGGTATGGAGTCTCACCAAAGGCTTTCTCCTGACGACGCCGACTTTGTCGATGTTCTTCACACATACCCTCGAGGAGCTCTGGGTGTCAGTATCGGCATCCAGGAACCCATCGGACACATCGACATCTATCCCAACGGTGGGGACGGTCAACCGGGCTGTTCCCTGGGCGATGTGATCTCCAACATAGGAA ATTTTGTGGAAGTCATGAAGTGCGAGCACGAGCGGGCGGTTCATCTTTTCGTGGACTCCCTCATGAGCAAGGACCACGTGAGCTACGCCTTCCAGTGTACCGGCCCTGATCGCTTCAAGAAAGGCATTTGCTTGAGTTGCAGGAAAAACCGTTGCAACAGCATCGGTTACAATGCCAAGAAAATCCGAAAGAGGAGAAACAGTAAGATGTACCTGAAGACTCGTGCAGACACGCCTTTTGGTG GTTACCACTATCAGATGAAGATGCATGTGTTTGACAGGAAGAACGCCCATGATGCAGATCCCACTTTCTATGTCACATTACACGGGGCCCACAACGACTCGACTCAACTCACCGTGGACAT CAATGACGGCGTCGGTCTAAACCTCACAAATACGTTCCTCGTCTTCACCGAGGAGGACATTGGTGAACTTCTAAAAATAAGCCTTCGCTGGGGAGGTCCTTCTGATACCTGGACATCTGTAATAAAATCGATCTGGCCGTGGTCCAGTAAACAGGACAAAAAAATTCTGGAGGTTCGGAGGATCCGAGTCAAAGCAGGAGAGACTCAGAAAAA GTTCACCTTTTGTGCCGAAGACACTGAGATATCACCGGGAAAAGAAATCACGTTTCTTAAATGTTGGGATGGCTGGGAGGTGAAGCCCAGGAAACG ATTGCACTACTGA